Genomic window (Rhododendron vialii isolate Sample 1 chromosome 4a, ASM3025357v1):
actaaaaatttaCCCACTCTGTCAGTAGATCTCCACAAGCTTCGAAATAATGTATGTAtatcacatatttttttggtttcctaATTTTTAAGGAGGGAAGAGCTTCAATAGAACTTAGGTGTTTGGTTTCATGcggctttttgtttttgttttttttttttttctgttttgttgctttagtttgttgtttcttgtatttccGAACCAATAGTGTCCTTTTttattgtatatatttttatatataatatctaCATTTTCTGATTggtcaaaaaagaaatccatGACAACATAGACAGACCACCACTCACCAAAGCCCAATTAGCTAGTCTATACTGTATAGGACTATATAGCATTATCCCATCCAAAAACCTAAATAAAGGCACATGAAACTGATATGGATTGGCATTTAACTGGTAAACTTTATACAGTAGTATCTATCTAAAGAAAAAGCGAAAATCAGGGGTGGTGCTTGTCTTCACTGTGTATGTGTTTTGCTTAATGGACACGTACCCGTGTTGTTCCGGTATTACTCGTAGGGAGGTAACCTATCCGTGCTTCATTGTCTACACCCTACATATCTGCGTTTTCCTGGATTTTCAAGAACCAATTGTCTTGCACAAAAGAAGAATTTCTGACTTTAACATCTAGCCCAGAAATACACAAAATGAGCAAGAATTTCTGACTTCAGGTAGTCGACAGATATGGAAGGCGcccgaaacaaaaaaaaacaaaaaaaaagcgaAAATTTTTATGAGCATTCCCTCGTTTACACAGATAGTTTACTCAAGACACACAACCTTTAATGTTCACCAATTACAAGAATGAAACACCAAGTAAAATAAATATGCACAATCAAGCAATGTTGTTTTGTTCACAGGGGACTTCTCAGTTCTCACCACTGCAGTGTTTTAAACAGTTAAACCAACCCCACATTGATTTCTCACAAGAGAAATACTTCCTTTACATAAACAGGCTGAGGGCTCACCGTCCATTCCGTGTGGTTGTGGGACTCGGGATTGCACACGCACTATGTAACCCTAAACCATTCTTATTATCAGAGACAGGAGTTTGTGAAGGAAGGTACTCTTTCTCAGGTCGGTGTTTCCCCACcaacagaaaaagaaacaacaatgCCAGCGCGTGCAAGTCTAGCATTGATTAGTGCTCGAAGGGAGTGTGCTGCCGGTACTGGACACGTGCCTTGCGGTCACTGGTACTCGCATCTCGAACACAGGGTGTTttgtgaaaaattcaaaattaccaTCTCTCTCAACGAGGTGTACGTGATACCAAAGCAAAGGGTTAAATAGCTCAAAATAGCATATAATAAAGTACCAGAACTGaacttattttacttttagttCTTCTGCAGTTCAAAATAAAACAACATGTGTAGTGTGAGAAAGCCAAGATCACTGGCCCTTCACAGAGTATTGATAGTATGGCAAGAAAAACTTTAGTGAAATATGAAAATCGATGAATCATACAAGAGGTCGTTGTATACAAGAAGTAAATTGgtaattctttttatttgcttggaaaatatAAGAGGATCGAACCTTTTGCAGATGATTTCTGGCtcttttttaacttcttttGGTATGTACGCTCGAATGGAGGTTTTACAACTTCAACTGTAGTTAGAAGTCAAGTGGCTCAAGTCAGGTGGTAGACAATATTTGCAAGGTGTTACTAATTCTACTGCTACAAGGATCATATGCCTCTAAAAAGAAGGCTTTCGCTACCGACACCGAGTGCTAAAATGCCTTCTGCAACAGAGTACAGACGAACGCATGCGAAATGCCTTCTCCATCGAAGACGGGTACAACTGTGCCAAATCGCAGGGGGTGAGATCCGAGTGAAGAAAGCCAATGGTTGTTCTATTTGCTGCCACATTGAGGACGTTACAGAAAGAGGACGGGTCAAGTTGGGCTTTAAAACGGGTAGCCAATTACAATACAAAATCATACatttctcggccttttggctaagatcaagtgtagtatctgttcTTGTCAGTTTAATATCTGAGTAAGAGCCCTTCACAGTAGCTTGTTGCTGGGTTCTCGAGCGTTGCCTTGGCTTTGCACTACAGCCTTCACTTGGTGCACCCCACCAATTCCAGTTCTAACTTTTGTACTCATAGTACCGATGCTCGCATGTTAGCCACAGAGTTAagcttgaaaaaatgtttcaaaatcagaaatctaTATGCAGCAATACCTTATTTTGTTTGTATACTTATGCTCTGTTACTTAATGGTGGGCAAATATTGTGAAGCCGTGTATCACTTGTGTTTCGTCTTCTGAAAAGAAAATCTACATTCATGCCAACAGAAATTAAAGTCGAAAACTCGAGAGGAAAACTTGGGCCAAAAGTTTTCACGTCGTTCTGTGGTGTTATTGAAGCACATAAGCCTTAGTGAATCCAATCCCGTCTTTGATATGAATAAAGCAGTATAAGATTTCGGGCAAAAAAAATGCTTGTTAATGCAAGATGAACTGCTTGAGTATTTTTCCTTCAGAAGATCAAAGGAAAATTTGAGAGCATAGCAGCATCGTCATATGAAAATTGTTGAATGATTCAAGAGATCATATAAAAGAAGtaaatttgtattttcttttgtttggttggaaaatTTAGAAGGGTTAACATCAGTATTGGTTTACAAGAAGGCTGAGCAGACCAAGACCGCTACAGCTATGCCGGTCAAAGGTCTGCTACCTGTGGGCTTTGTTTTGACGACAAGAAGAGAACAAGGAGAAGGAAAGACCTCAGACCTGTCAAGGTTGAGGGCCACACTTTCTCTTCAACTTCTCAAACAGGAGAATATTCTCTTTGCGTCTTCAAATCGAGCTCCAAGCCCTTCCCGGTGGAAGAAGGCAGGCAGCAACGCCCTCGTCCCAGTGGGGCTAACTGATACTGTTATAGAGACATAACAGAAGGGCTCTAGAAGAGCCTAAAACAATAGTTAGCATAACTCAAGTATGTTATGTTCTCATAGACTTTTTAcagatgattttttttactctttttaagCTTCTTTCAGTATCTGCACTGAAATGGAAGTTCTCCAACTTTCATCTACTTAGAAGTGAAGTCAGTTGTTGGACAATTGATGCATTGTGGAGCCAAATCAATCCCATGTTTCACAATGAGCTATAGATATCTATTACATTATGCAACAGAGAACAGCACTCAATACCTGCTTGGAATGGCTAATAAAAATTGCGAAGCAGCTATAGATATCTATATAACACAAAAGCTTATTATTGTGGAATGGAGAACCGAAAATAATCATATTTTTGCCTCTGTTTGGTGGTAATGAGCAAGAATTTCGGCaaacaaataaatatgaaaGGCCCTGAAACATTGGGGTTCTTTTGATTACAAGTAtcatacaatttttttgttatacaGATATACATAGAAGACAAGCTTATGCCAAAAGTAGAAAAACGTATTACCCAATATGGTTCACCGATTACATTACCCATCCAAAAAGTTATGGAAAAACAAAGTATAGAAGCATCATCTACCTCCAGAGAGAAGGGACTCTACAACAGAAGACAATTGCTCATCAAACCCTGCGCGGTGAGCAAGCATTATACCCGTGGCAGAATTACCCATCAATTTTAACTCCGGAAGAGGAATATCTCCCTCCAAATACTGCACAACTTGCCTCATACTTGGCCTGGCGACCGGCTCAGAGTGTGAACACCACAATCCCAACTTCAAaaccaactccacttcctccgCCACATACTGACTCCCCAATTTGGGATCAACCGTTCGCAAAATTTCCCCTCCACGCCAAAAAGAAAACACCCAATCCACCAAAACTAAGTTCTCCACTGCTGCTCGTGGCTCAATGGGCCTCCTTCCACATGCCACTTCCAGCAAAAAGGCACCAAAAGCATACACATCGGTGCTCGTTGTGGCCTTTCCGATTCTAATGTGCTCTGGCGCAAGATACCCTAGTGTTCCAGCCACGAGAGTGGACTGTGGATCAGTTCCGTGATCATACAATCTAGCTAGCCCAAAATCGCCCAATCTTCCGTTCATTTCACCATCTAACAAAACATTACTCGCCTTAACATCTCTATGTACAACAACTTGCTCCCATTCTTCGTGTAAATAAAGAAGGCCTGATGCCACTCCTTTAATAACTCGAAATCTTTCTTGCCAACTGAGGGTGACGCTTGGTTGGTCATAGAGGAACCTGTCTAGACTGCCATTAGGCATGTAATCATATACCAAAAGGAGCTCCCCTTTCCGGCGGCAATAACCAAGGAGTTGTACTAGATTCCGGTGGCGCATACGGCCAACACTGACTATTTCCGCGACGAACTCCCTCATTCCTTGTCTGGATTTATGAGATACCCTCTTGACTGCAATCTCAATTTCGGAAGTGGGTAGTATTCCTCTATAAACCCTACCAAATCCCCCACTACCCAAGAGCCCCTTTTCCCCAAACCCTTTGGTGGCAATATACAAGTCCTTGTACTTGAACCTATGAGGCCCATAGTCAAGTTCCC
Coding sequences:
- the LOC131322045 gene encoding L-type lectin-domain containing receptor kinase IV.1-like, producing the protein MFLPSLFSLSPLLLLTLLPSTPAQDHLSFTFNNFKAASPNLTLDGIAKFTPSGLLALTNGTYRGNGHAFFPTPFPFKPSPNASVSSFSTSFIFSIITDYPTYSGHGIVFVVAPAPRLPGALFGRYLGLFNETNNGNSTNNVVAVELDTVCNRKFKDINDNHVGIDINGLDSVASKAAGFYSSNGRFQNLSLISGKGMQVWVEYDGGKKEMNVTMAPVDLPKPNTPLLTLSKDLSQILNQTMYVGFSSSSGYIASASHYLLAWSFKMNALADGFDFSQLPKLPKIGQKKTYMLFKIGLPLICLVLVFGVVSGVVFYIRRKRMKFAEVLEDWELDYGPHRFKYKDLYIATKGFGEKGLLGSGGFGRVYRGILPTSEIEIAVKRVSHKSRQGMREFVAEIVSVGRMRHRNLVQLLGYCRRKGELLLVYDYMPNGSLDRFLYDQPSVTLSWQERFRVIKGVASGLLYLHEEWEQVVVHRDVKASNVLLDGEMNGRLGDFGLARLYDHGTDPQSTLVAGTLGYLAPEHIRIGKATTSTDVYAFGAFLLEVACGRRPIEPRAAVENLVLVDWVFSFWRGGEILRTVDPKLGSQYVAEEVELVLKLGLWCSHSEPVARPSMRQVVQYLEGDIPLPELKLMGNSATGIMLAHRAGFDEQLSSVVESLLSGGR